DNA from Luteolibacter yonseiensis:
GTTCGTCGCCCACCGTGGCGGTCAGACCGGCGATGATGAAGAACTCGGTGGCGAACGCGCGGTCATTGAGCAGATCCAGCAAAGCGGCGTCGTCCGCAGGGATCGTCAGCGTGACATCCGCCTCGTTGTTGCGGGTGAACTCCTTGGCCTGGATGCGTCCTTCGATCGCGGTCTGGATGGCATACTTGATTTCGAAAAGGCGGTTGGCCCTCGCGGTCGCATCGCCGGGGGCGAACGCGGCGTCGGGTTCCGGGAAATCCTGTTCGTGCACGGTGCCGGTGGTGAAGCCGGCGTGCTCCCACGCCTCGTCCGCGGTGAAGGCGAGGATGGGGGCGAGCAGTTTCGCGATGCTGGTGAAGATCTCATGCATCGCGGCCTGTGCCGCCAGACGACGTGGCGAGTCCGCCGCATCGCAATACATGCGGTCCTTTGTCGCATCAATGTAGACGGCGGAAAGATCGGCGGTGCAGAACTGGTTGAGCGAGTTGAAGACCTTGCGGAATTCGTAAGCGTCATAAGCCTTGCGGCATTCGGCCACGACCTCATGGAGGCGCTCCAGGATCCAACGGTCCAACAGCGTGTATTCCGGATTTTCAACCGGTTTGAAGCCGTCGAGATTTCCCAACAGGATCCGCAGGGTGTTACGCAGGCGGCGATACGGCTCGGCGACCTGCTTGAAGAGATCCTCGCCGAACGGGACCTCGTTCTGCCAGTCCACCGACGACACCCAGAGGCGCACGATGTCGGCTCCGTACTGGTTGTAGAAATGCGCGGCATCCGTGGGCTTGCCGGCCTTCGCGGCGTCGGACTTGGAGATCTTCTTCTTGTCCTTGTCTACCACGAAGCCGTGGGTCATCACCGTCTTGTAAGGTGCCGCACCGCGATAGCCCGTGCTGAGCATCAGGGAGCTCTGGAACCAGCCGCGGTGTTGGTCGGTGGCTTCCAGATAGAGATCGGCGGGCGCGTGGAGTTCCGGATGGGCGTCGAGCACGGCGGCATGCGAGCAGCCGGAGTCGATCCACACGTCGAGCGTGTCGCGGCATTTTTTCACACCGGCGGGCAGGCCCAGCAATCCGGCCAGTTCGGCATCGGATTTCTCAAACCAGATGTTCGTGCCTTCCTTGTCGAAGAGGTCCGCCACCTTGTTCGCCAGTTCGGCGGAGAGGATGGTTCCGCCATCCTCATCGAAGAAAACGGGCAGCGGCACACCCCAGGTGCGCTGGCGCGAGATGCACCAGTCCGGGCGGCTTTCGACCGTGCCGTAGATGCGGTTCCGCCCCCAGGACGGCAGCCACTCGACCTTGTCGATCTCCGTGAGCGCCTGTCCGCGCAGGGTTTCGAGCGAGATGAAGAACTGCTCCACCGCGCGGAAGATGATCGGTGTTTTCGAGCGCCAGCAATGCGGATAGGAGTGCTTGTAGACTTCCTGGCCGAGCAGGTGGCCGGATTCGGTCAGGATCTCGATGATGCGGCCGTTCGATTTGAAAACGTGGGCTCCCACGAGTTCTTCAACGCCGACCTCTTCGGTGAACTTGCCTTCGTTGTCCACGGGCGAGAGCACTGCGAGGCCGTTCTGCTGGCCGGCGACGTAGTCGTCCGCACCGTGACCAGGGGCGATGTGGACCGCGCCGGTGCCGGTGTCCGTGGTGACGAAATTCGCGAGGATGAGCTTCGACGTGCGGTCGAGGAACGGGTGCCCGGCTTCGAGTCCTTCGAACTCGCGGCCCTTGCTCTCCTTGATGGTTTCCGCGAGGGCGAATCCGGTTTTCTCCGTGAAGGCTCCGATCAGCTCACGAACGATGACGAACGTTTCGACCACGTCGTCCTTGATGAATTTTCCAACGACGTAGGTGAACTCCGGGTGCAGCGCGATGCCGAGGTTCGCCGGAAGGGTCCAAGGGGTGGTGGTCCAGATGACCATGCTCGCCTGTCCGGCGAATTCGCCGGAGACGAGCGGGAATTTCACGAAGATGGCCGGGCTCTCCTTGTCCTGATACTCGACCTCGGCCTCGGCGAGCGCGGTCTGCGCGCCGTAAGACCACTGGACGGGTTTCTTCGCCTGATAGATGGAGCCGTTCTCCACCAGCTTGGCGAAGACGCGCACGATGTTGGCCTCGTAGCCGGGGTCCATCGTGAGATAAGGGCTTTTCCAATCGCCGAAAACCCCGAGACGACGGAACGATCCGCGCTGGATGTCGATGTATTTCAGGGCGAATTCCGTGCAGCGGCGGCGGATTTCCGCAGGCTCAAGTCCGGCGGTTTCCTTGACCACCTTGAACTCGATCGGCAGTCCGTGACAGTCCCAGCCCGGTACGAATGGCGCGGCGAAACCGGCCATGGTCTTGGATTTCACCACCAGGTCCTTGAGCAGCTTGTTCAGGGCGGTGCCCATGTGGACGTCGCCGTTCGCGAACGGCGGGCCGTCATGGAGGAGGAATTCCGGAGCGTTCTGGGCGCGGCGGCGGCCCAGAATCTTTTGATAAAGCCCCTCGTTTTCCCAGCGCTCGAGGCGTCCGGGTTCGTTCTGCACGAGGTCTCCCCGCATCGGGAATGTGGTCTGCGGGAGAGTCAGGGTGTCTTTGTAATTCGGGGCTGCGCTCATGACGGGGCGCGGACGCTAGCAACCCGCCCCCGCGGGGTCAACCACTGGAAATCGCCGGAGAAATCGAAATCCGGGTCCCTTGCCAGGGCGATGCGCCGCCCTATTTCAGTTCCTTGATCCAGAGCAGGATGCTTTCCAGTTCCGGCTCGCTGAGCACCCCGGAGTAACTTCCCATTCCGAGAGCGTAGCCCTCGACGATGTTTTTGGCGGGTTCGAGGATGGCGTCCCGCAGGTAAGCGTCATCGGCGGTCCGGCGGGTGCCGTCGGTGAAGCGTCGCTCCGATCCGTAGAGTTTTTTCCATGTCGGGCCGCTGTGTCCCCCGTTGGTCTCCTCCACAGAGTGGCAGGCAAGGCATCCGTAACGGGTGGCGAGTTCCCGGCCACGTCCGGCGCTTGGCGGGGTTTCATCCTTGGGCGCGTCCCGGACCGTTGCCAGAGAGTCATCCAATGCGGGCGGCTCGAATCCCAATTTCGTCCAATCCGCGGCAGGCGGTGCCGTGACCGTGAAATAAACAGGACGCATCGCCGACTTCAGGCCCTTCACCTGGAAGCCGTGCGAAAGTTCCAACTGCATCGTCGGCTTCAAGCCGGGGATATGCACGAAGACACTTTTCCTGTCCTTGGAAAGGAACGTCCCACCGGTGGCGACGGGATCCACTCCTTCCGAGCCATCGCGTTTCAGGCGCGGGGAGCCATAACCGCCGCTGCGGCGGTATTGCCACTCCTTCGCCCGGGCGAGTTCCGGTGAAACCTCGTCCAGCTCGCCGTTGAATTTCAGGATCACTCCTTCCTTCACGGCAAAGGCATTGATCGGCTCGGAAAACGGCCCTTCCGTCGCCCGCAGCCTCGCCAGGCCTTCGAGTTCCCTGACCTGCGAATCGTAAATACGGAATCCCGCGAACCAGATCGAACCATCGGTCGGATGGACATTGCCATGGAGCAGCGGGATTTCCGTGTCGATGTCCAAGGGGATCACCGCGCCCTCGACCGAAGGCCAGGTCCCTGCGTGCCGCACCAGGAACAGGCGGCCTGTCCCGTAGGAAAGCTGCATGACGCCACCCTCCCACGCGCGGAACCCGGTGCCGCGCAGCCAGAGCGGGGATGACGATGAGTTGTCCTGGTCGTGCGGGATCCACACCGCCGGAGGAGATACCTTCCGTTTGCCGCCGCCATAGCCGAAGTGGGATCCGGGCATCACGGGAAATGATCCGGACGAGGGAACCCAGTGACCCTGCTGTTCCGACATCACGATGTGCCCGGTGACCGGGTCGCGGGCGAAAAAAGGTTCCCGCGCCCGGGTGGAGACGACGTCCAGTTTCCTGCCGTCCGGTGAGATTTCCAGAATCGCTCCGGAGTGGGGGTTGTCGGGAATCTTGCCGGTGATCGAGCGGTCGTCGGTCATGATGCCGCCGATCGAAGCCCACGTCCGCCCTGTCTGGTCCACCTCCATGTCCAGCGGGTATCCGCGCGATCCCACGGTCTGGTGGATCAAACTACTATGATTCTCGTAGAAATCCGTTTCGCCGTCGCCGTTCAGGTCCTTCAGGCGGACGATGCCGTTCCGGGTGAAGACCTGCACCACGCCCCCGACCTGGCCGATGGACAAGGGTTCGCTCAACCCTCCCGCGATCCGCGTCCAGCGCGCGCGGTCCCCGCCGAGCCCGAGACGCCACACATCGCCCTCGAATGTCACCATCACCGCGGCATCCGGAGAGAGGAATGCGATGTCCGCCGGACGGACCCGGCGTTTCCACGGGTTTTCGGTGGGCAGCGGCAGGCGGTCCAACGCCCAGCCCGGGCCGCTGCCGGCCTCCTTGCGGAAACGGGTCTCCACAGGTTTCAGCCACCTTCCCGTGGAGGCTGTCGGAACAGGCGGCGTGCCGGCCGGCGCGGCGATCCGTTTGCTGCCGTAAACGTAGCTGACGCGCCGCCCGGATTTTCCCGCCGCCAGTCTGGCGATCAGCTTGCCCTCCTCCGCCTTGAACGTCAGGCCCGCGTGGTTGGACGCCACATGCAGCTTCCCGGATGAGGCCTCCTGAGCCGTGGGCTTCACGGTGAAGTTCCCGCCCGCGACGAGAAACACCAGCTCCGGTCCCGGTCCTGCGGCGAGATGGCGGATCAGACCGTCGCCGCTTTTTTCAAACCACTCTTCAATCACGACCCCGTTGGATTCATAGGAAATCACCGCCTGTTCCCCAGCGAGCCGGTAGCCGAGGAACCTTCTTCCGCTCTCCTCAAGTCCTCCCCGTCCGGCGTCGTCTCCGTAGACCGGTCTCGGATCCGTCATGACCTCCTCCACAGTCCTTCCCACCCCTGGCAGCGCGGGAGCGAGGCTGGTTCCTTTTCCGGTGGGTTCCGGCGGATTGACGGTGCCTCTCCGCGTCGGTTCGTCCCACGATGCCTGGGACATCGTTTCCAATGAAAGGGGAGGGGTGGCCGCCGGCGGGGCGAACCATAGCACGGGGCGCAGAAGGTCCTGGTCGAAGGCCACCCATTCCCGCGCTCCGAGCCGGATCAGCAATCCTCGGGCGACCACTCCATTTTCCTCTGTCCGTATGGGGCTGCAGTATAATGGCAGCGAGGGATCGAAAAACGGCCCCGCTCCGACCGCGGTTGAAACAACCGCCAACAGAACCGCGCAAACCCGTGACCAAACTCCGTTCGTTTTCTCAAGCATGTGACACGTTCTTCAGTTCCCCGGAATTTGACGGGCGCTGCTCCGGATGGATGCGCGCCATTGACTGCGAGCGGGCTCCGTCCGCTGTGAGGCGCGGCATTGCGGGGAGCGGGGTGTGTTTCATGGATGATTCGGAAGACGATTGGAGTTCGATGCCCCGTAGGACGGCCGCTCTCTAGGACGCTGGGACGAGCATGAATGTTTCGGACGAGTGACGGACTTAGCAAGAAAACGTCCGGGAAATGACGGAAATACCAGATCGAAAGGCGGTTTCGCACTCCTTGATGAAGTGTCGACGGATCATTCGGCACCCTCTGCCGAACCCGTCCTTTCCCTCCTGGATGAGGCACTGCCGCATGACGGCCGCCGCTTTCGTTCATCCACCTGTAAGAGAGTCCATCGGCATGATCGGAATCTTGCGATGATCGGATTCGTCCCTTGGCATGGAATCGAGGGGCCATGTCATTCAAGAATCGCATCACTGAAGAAAACTATAATTATTTTCAAATATATATTGACGGTCGGATGTTATCTAATTATTCGTTTTCCACCTTCAGCAAGCCATGTCCTCCCCATCATTCCACTCCAAGCATCCGCAGCCGACCCGGTGGTCGCTGGGTATGGGAATGTCCAAGGGCATTGAGCAGGTCCGTCACGGTCTCGAATCAGGGACAGGAATACTCAACTCAGGCTTTGCGGATCAATTCCTTACCAAGGAGGCAGGCAGGTAGTTCACGATCCACACGGATCATTCGATTTTTTCGAGAACCCCGCCCGTTCCAGTAGCCGGCGGGGTTTTTGTTTTGCCGGTTTTCACCCGGTGATTCCCACGGGAGCGGCAATTCAATCCAGATTTAAAACCAAACCTATCACTTAAAATGATTTTCAAATGACAAGCATTCCGGCGTGAACCCATCCGGTTCCATTCAATGGATGGCCCGGATCATCAGGTAAAAACCAAGTCCTTCGAAAAGCGGATCATCGGATGATGATCGGCCGCCGGACGGGTGCTGCTTGTGGATCCATGCTCCGGATAGATATATGAAACAGAGGCTTCGACATGAATTTATATAACTTCATGGCAGGGGAGGTGTGCCTGAAACACTGAAAGATCCGCCGAGAAATCATCCTGCGGGTGCGAGTCCGTCACCGGACTGGCAGCGGTGTTTGTTTTCATTTCATAACATGCGGCCATCGTCCAAAAGCAGGACATCTGGCTTCCAATCAGGGAATGCCGGTGCGAATCCGGCTGGCCGCGCCAATTTTCCAAAAACAGCGGAGTAGCCAAGTGGTAAGGCAACGGTCTCATACGCCGTGTACCGCCGGTTCGAATCCGGCCTCCGCATCCACATTTTCATACAATCGCGCGCGAGGAAGACAGTAATCCGCCTCGTTTGGGACGAGGATACACCCGGGGCGGCACCGGGGCGCGCGACCATTCTCGAACTCCTCCTCAGCCCGGTGGCGTGGCAGCGGCCTTGCAAGATCGCGGCGCGAAGCCGTGCGGAGGGACCACGGCTGTGTAGCTGAGACAGATCAGCGTCCCGCTGAAGACGGGGAGAGTCCGGTGCGATATCGGATGCAGCCGCCATTTTCCAATGTTGATCATGATGTAAGAGCAGCATCCCGCCCTGTGAAGGCGGCCGTACGGGTGCGAGTCCCGTTGATCAACCCAATTTCCCAGCCCCGTAGCTCAACCAGATAGAGCATCCGACTTTGAATCGGAAGGTTGACGGTGCGAACCCGTCCGGGGCCGCCATTTTCCAACGATTTTTCCGTCGGTTGATCCGGCTGCGTCCGTGTGGCGCATCCCGACCAGCCGTCGGCGGATTTCATATCTCCCGGCGTAGCCCAAAGCAGAGGCAACGAGCTTAGAACTCGTCCAGTGCGGGTTCGAGTCCCGCCGCCGGGACTTTTTTTCATCAGATCGCGTAGCCCAACCGGCAGAGGCACGGCGTCGAGAGCGCCGCAGGTGCTGGTTCGAATCCAGCCGCGATCACCACTTTCCGAACCCGAAGCTTAGGCAGCGAAGCATCCGGCTTTTAATCGGACGAGCAGGGCGCGAGTCCCTGCGGGTTCACTTTTTCAAAACCAACCCCATACCACCATGAGTCCCAGAACATTATCCATCATTCCCACTTTGAACAAAAACATCACTTCATCCCATTTCATTCATGAATTCCAATTCCATTGCGAATCACTTCGCCCGCATGGGCGCGAGGTTTCGCACCGTCCAACCTGAACCGACCCGCTTCAGACAACGGACGCTTGATTACACTCTGGATCTCGCCCACGACAAGCGTGGCCAGATCTTCGAACTGCGCGGAGAGACGGACCGTCTGGCCGGACTCGATGTGCAGGTCCTCCAATGCGGAAAGGCCGAACGCCACCTCCTGCTGCTCGTGAAAACCGGGGAAACGAAAGACCGTTTCCTTTGTGGCCACGACGAGCGCGAGTGGTTCGTGGCGGCCATTCCCGGCAATGCCAGCAACATCGTCCAAGCGAAGCTGGCGTTGCAGCCACCCGGTGTGAGGCATGCCGCCATCCAGGCGGGACTCGGTCCGCGCGAGCGGATCCGCCGTCACAACCGCGCGTTCCTCCGACAAGGTGAATGGTTCTTCGTGCCGGCCCCCGGTCTGCATGTGGATTCCCGCCTCATCTTGAAAAACGAGCCGATCCGCCGGGGGGCGGGCAAACCACACATGGTTGCCGAAGTCTTCCGCTCGGGAGGCGAGAGCATCCTCATCTGCCACAAGCATCCGAATGGTGTGAGCGAGACCGAATATAAGAAAATACTCGCGAACACACCTGGTGCCGGCCGTTGGGGCTGGGAACGCCGCGTCCGCAATGCGGGCGTCTTCGCACGCGGGGCCGTAAAGCACCGCGACCATGCCACGCTCACCCTGCATGACTGGCACCAGGTGCTCATGAACACCGAAAGCAGCACCCGCCAGATGGCGAATGTCGCTTTCATCGATTGAGCGGACACACAGGCCGGGGAGGCAGTATCCAGGTCTCCCCGGCTTCATCTGTGATGAAGAAAACAAACACCGCCCCGGGTTTCCCCACATTCATTTACATAACCAAAAATTTATTTTGAAAACCAAAGATCTCAGACTGCTCGGCGTGCCGGATGGCGAGCCGATGCAACACGCGCAGGACTTCATCCGGCGCTATATGGCGGAGGGCCACGAAGGCAGGCGCCTCGGTGAGGAAATTTTCCAAATCGTCGCCGACCCATCCGGCTATTTCCAAGACCCGTTGCGTGCCCCGCTGGCCCGTTCGGTTTATCGTCCCGCCTACACGCCGCGCGCGGAACTCGCTCCCTGGCGACAGTGGGGCGATGACCTGGAGGCGGATGCCGTGAGGCAGATGGCGAATTCGTGCGCCCTTCCCGTCGCGGTGGCGGGCGCGCTCATGTCGGACGCGCACCCCGGTTACGGCCTGCCCATCGGTGGCGTTCTTGCCACAGAAAATGCCGTGATTCCCTACGCCGTCGGTGTCGATATCGCCTGCCGGATGAAACTAACCGTTTACGACCGCAAGGCTGGCGTCATTGCCGGGCAGCGCGATCGTCTGGCGAACATCATCGAGAGCGAGACGAGGTTCGGCATCGGCTGCACCTTCAAGGACCGCCGGAACCACGATGTCATGGACGACGATTGGTCGGTTTCCCCGGTCACGAGGCGTCTGCGTGACAAGGCGTGGACGCAGCTCGGCACCAGCGGCAGCGGAAACCATTTCGTCGAGTTCGGCGCGTTCACCGTGACGGACGACGAACTGGGTTTTCCGCCGGGCGAATACCTGGCGTTGCTCAGCCACTCGGGATCGCGCGGAACCGGAGCGATGGTTTGCGATACCTACAGCAAGCGAGCGATGGCCCGCCGCTCGAACCTGCCGAAGGAACTCAAGCACCTGGCATGGCTCACGCTCGATGAGGAGGATGGGCAGGAATACTGGAACGCCATGAACCTGATGGGACGCTACGCCGCTGCGAACCATGAGCTCATCCACAAGCATATCGCGAAAAAAGTGGGCGCGCGCGTCATGCTCGACATCGAGAACCACCACAACTTCGCGTGGAAGGAGGAGCATGTCGTCAACGGCCGGAAGCGCGAACTCATCGTGCATCGCAAGGGAGCGACTCCGGCGGGGAAGGGGGTGTTGGGAATCATTCCCGGCTCCATGGCCACTCCCGGGTTCGTCGTCCGGGGCAAGGGGAAACCCGAGTCGCTGAACAGCGCGTCCCATGGCGCGGGACGCGTGATGAGCCGCAGCAAGGCGCTGCAAACATTTACCTGGAGCGGAACGAAAAAACTGCTCGCCGAGCGCGGAGTCGAACTCCTGTCCTCCGGACTGGACGAGGTTCCCGGTGTTTACAAGGACATCCACTCGGTCATGTCCGCGCAAACTGACTTGGTCGAAGTGCTCGGGAGATTCGATCCGAAGATCGTGAAAATGTGTCCGCCCGGAGAACGGGCGGAAGATTAGTAAAAAAACAGAAGACTTGAAGACATAAGACACAAGAAGGGACCGGAGACAGGGGATCGCGGATGAGAGCGGTCCGAACATTTCCGATTCCCATATCCATCATCCCCTAACCGAAAAATGAAATCCATCCTCCACAAATCCACGGTGCTGGTGCTGAACCGCAATTGGCAGGCGATCCACGTGAAAACGCCGGCCGAGGCGTTCTGCATGATGGCGACCGGAGCGGCGAACGGCCTCGACATCCGGGGTGAGGATTTCATCTCGCCATTGAAATGGGAGGACTGGCTCCGGTCTCCGGTCCGTGAGGAGGACCAGGCGGTGAACACTCCGCGAGGTGCCGTGCGCGTGCCCACCGTCATTGTCGCGGCGAACTACTCGAAGATCCCGTTGTGCCAACCCCGCTTCGGCGCGCGCGGCATTTGGGAGCGGATGGCGGCATCTGCCAATACACGGGCCGCAAGCTCGCGCCCGGTGAGGGCAATATCGACCACGTCATTCCCCGTTCCCGCGGCGGGGCGTCGTCTTGGGAGAACTGCGTGTTGTCCCATCGCTCGGTGAATGAGAAAAAGGCGGACCGCCTGCCCCACGAGGCGGGACTGCACCTGCTGCGGAAACCGAACGCGCCGCGAGCCCTTCCCGCCACCGTGTTGATCAAGAATCACCACGGCATCCGCGATTGGCAGAGGTTCCTCGCTCCGTTCAGCGGGCATGCCGCGTGAGGAGCGGTTTCTATTCCGCTCCTTGTGTGACCGGGACATTCCTCCCCTCCCCTCGTCAGATCCCGCCGGACATTCGCTCCGGCGGGATCCGACCGCATGGGTGAACAAGCTCCGGCGCTATTGCCAAGCCGCCGAATGTCTGCCAACTCTGGTCCATGCATTTACCTCGCCGTTTTTCCCTGCTCGGGTGCGCT
Protein-coding regions in this window:
- the ileS gene encoding isoleucine--tRNA ligase: MSAAPNYKDTLTLPQTTFPMRGDLVQNEPGRLERWENEGLYQKILGRRRAQNAPEFLLHDGPPFANGDVHMGTALNKLLKDLVVKSKTMAGFAAPFVPGWDCHGLPIEFKVVKETAGLEPAEIRRRCTEFALKYIDIQRGSFRRLGVFGDWKSPYLTMDPGYEANIVRVFAKLVENGSIYQAKKPVQWSYGAQTALAEAEVEYQDKESPAIFVKFPLVSGEFAGQASMVIWTTTPWTLPANLGIALHPEFTYVVGKFIKDDVVETFVIVRELIGAFTEKTGFALAETIKESKGREFEGLEAGHPFLDRTSKLILANFVTTDTGTGAVHIAPGHGADDYVAGQQNGLAVLSPVDNEGKFTEEVGVEELVGAHVFKSNGRIIEILTESGHLLGQEVYKHSYPHCWRSKTPIIFRAVEQFFISLETLRGQALTEIDKVEWLPSWGRNRIYGTVESRPDWCISRQRTWGVPLPVFFDEDGGTILSAELANKVADLFDKEGTNIWFEKSDAELAGLLGLPAGVKKCRDTLDVWIDSGCSHAAVLDAHPELHAPADLYLEATDQHRGWFQSSLMLSTGYRGAAPYKTVMTHGFVVDKDKKKISKSDAAKAGKPTDAAHFYNQYGADIVRLWVSSVDWQNEVPFGEDLFKQVAEPYRRLRNTLRILLGNLDGFKPVENPEYTLLDRWILERLHEVVAECRKAYDAYEFRKVFNSLNQFCTADLSAVYIDATKDRMYCDAADSPRRLAAQAAMHEIFTSIAKLLAPILAFTADEAWEHAGFTTGTVHEQDFPEPDAAFAPGDATARANRLFEIKYAIQTAIEGRIQAKEFTRNNEADVTLTIPADDAALLDLLNDRAFATEFFIIAGLTATVGDELSASARKTDLSLCPRCRKHEPLLESGLCERCDEVAG
- a CDS encoding c-type cytochrome; amino-acid sequence: MLEKTNGVWSRVCAVLLAVVSTAVGAGPFFDPSLPLYCSPIRTEENGVVARGLLIRLGAREWVAFDQDLLRPVLWFAPPAATPPLSLETMSQASWDEPTRRGTVNPPEPTGKGTSLAPALPGVGRTVEEVMTDPRPVYGDDAGRGGLEESGRRFLGYRLAGEQAVISYESNGVVIEEWFEKSGDGLIRHLAAGPGPELVFLVAGGNFTVKPTAQEASSGKLHVASNHAGLTFKAEEGKLIARLAAGKSGRRVSYVYGSKRIAAPAGTPPVPTASTGRWLKPVETRFRKEAGSGPGWALDRLPLPTENPWKRRVRPADIAFLSPDAAVMVTFEGDVWRLGLGGDRARWTRIAGGLSEPLSIGQVGGVVQVFTRNGIVRLKDLNGDGETDFYENHSSLIHQTVGSRGYPLDMEVDQTGRTWASIGGIMTDDRSITGKIPDNPHSGAILEISPDGRKLDVVSTRAREPFFARDPVTGHIVMSEQQGHWVPSSGSFPVMPGSHFGYGGGKRKVSPPAVWIPHDQDNSSSSPLWLRGTGFRAWEGGVMQLSYGTGRLFLVRHAGTWPSVEGAVIPLDIDTEIPLLHGNVHPTDGSIWFAGFRIYDSQVRELEGLARLRATEGPFSEPINAFAVKEGVILKFNGELDEVSPELARAKEWQYRRSGGYGSPRLKRDGSEGVDPVATGGTFLSKDRKSVFVHIPGLKPTMQLELSHGFQVKGLKSAMRPVYFTVTAPPAADWTKLGFEPPALDDSLATVRDAPKDETPPSAGRGRELATRYGCLACHSVEETNGGHSGPTWKKLYGSERRFTDGTRRTADDAYLRDAILEPAKNIVEGYALGMGSYSGVLSEPELESILLWIKELK
- a CDS encoding RtcB family protein, producing the protein MKTKDLRLLGVPDGEPMQHAQDFIRRYMAEGHEGRRLGEEIFQIVADPSGYFQDPLRAPLARSVYRPAYTPRAELAPWRQWGDDLEADAVRQMANSCALPVAVAGALMSDAHPGYGLPIGGVLATENAVIPYAVGVDIACRMKLTVYDRKAGVIAGQRDRLANIIESETRFGIGCTFKDRRNHDVMDDDWSVSPVTRRLRDKAWTQLGTSGSGNHFVEFGAFTVTDDELGFPPGEYLALLSHSGSRGTGAMVCDTYSKRAMARRSNLPKELKHLAWLTLDEEDGQEYWNAMNLMGRYAAANHELIHKHIAKKVGARVMLDIENHHNFAWKEEHVVNGRKRELIVHRKGATPAGKGVLGIIPGSMATPGFVVRGKGKPESLNSASHGAGRVMSRSKALQTFTWSGTKKLLAERGVELLSSGLDEVPGVYKDIHSVMSAQTDLVEVLGRFDPKIVKMCPPGERAED